The region ACTTGGAGAAGTTGTACAGGTTACACTGATACAGGGAGATGTTTTTCTCTGagttctaaaaacaaaagacagcacGGATGAACAACTTGTGTCTGTTTTAAAGTAAGCAATATAACTTTCTTGTAGCTTGCAGCCATTCTGCCCAAAATCTCACTGAGATCAAAACGGTTTTCAGAAGAAAGAGCTGCTCACATGCACATAATAAACTCAGGCATCACCATAAAAAACTCTATTCAGCGTAAAGACACTTAATTGCTGAGAAGCAATAACACTGACTACCTCAGCTTAGATCATTTAGTGGTCGTGTTTGCACACATGAAGTTCACCAACCTTGTAAACCTTTGCTCCAGGTATAGCAGGCACAGGCTCCTCGGTGTACGTCATGTTGTTCTCCTCAAAAAACTGACGAATAGCCTTTTCAGAAATCTCCACTCCAACCACTGAATGGCCCATGTCTGCTAGCCTGGGAATCACGAAAAAACAAAAGGTTAGCAAAGATGACAACTGACACTAATACTGATCAACTTAATTTAATTTAGTAAGATGTTTTCATACCACTTCATATCTACTGCTTTCCCACACAGAGGGAAGAAGAAGCGAACTCCTGTTCGTCCATTGAGAACTTTATCAATGTTTTTCTTCAGCATTCTGTTAGAAAAACAGTATTAACAGCAAAATACACATTCCTGCTGCAATCTCATGTTGAGGTGATGTCTGGTGATGTCTGGATCAGCCGTATTGATGGTACTTGTCTTAAAAATAGATAATCTAAGCTCACTTTCTAAAGCTTTTAACAGGACACAGCTTTAGGTGGTGATGCACCTTTATAGTTGATGTAATCTTCACAAGTCTTACATGCATTTGGGCTACTTTTGCACCCTCACTCCACTGAACTACATAAAAAAGTGGGGTCATTACTTGTGCACTTCAGGCTGATGGAAGCCGATTTTGTTCTGTTGCCAACGTTCCTCCCATTCACCGAGGGCCATGACCCGATCTGCCTGCTGTTCCAGCATGCTGGTTATGTTTGCCTGACGATCAGCGGTTAAAGGAGAGCAGCTAGACATGAGAAAAAGAATTGTTTGTGAAAAAACCCCACTTCATGTCGCTGGAGACAGGAAGAGAATGCATAATCCGCACAGGATTATGGTCTTGCACATAAAGACACCTACAGCAACGGCAAAATGTAAGCACGTGTGGTCCATGAGCTGTCACCTGCAGGGTTACAAAACCCAACCGATGGGTCATTTGAATCTTCTGGTAGAAAATCATCTGCATTAATCGTGGATCTGCACGAGCTTGTTGTCCCGTTATAAACTAAACTATGGCACGATGGCTATAACCAAACAAATGGTTTGAATAACAGCGTCGTTAAAGCGTCATTCTTAAGCGGAAATGAATAATTGTGTAATAGTTtatccaatccaatccaatccaattttatttataaagcactttaaaatacccagcacaggaacaaagtgctgtacagaaaataagttaaaacaatagaataacaaaaaacagcaaattaaataaataaaacacataagacataaaattaaaacagccctatgttaaagcaaaaacaagataaaacagcatcgaatcacctaaaaacaactaaaataaaaataaaaatattttttattataatagtttataacaataacaataacaatgtcaGATCCTCGCTTGCCTTGCAATAGCGCAGCATAAAAACAACCACAGTACTCGTGAAAAGACATTAGAACCGCACGTTTTCCGGTAAACTCAAAGCGTGTCTCTCCTGAATGAAGGCTGCTAATATTTGTTCAGCAACACAGCTGACCGGGCAAGCTCTCCGATCAATAAACGCAGCGAGGCTCTCCTGAATTCTTACCCCGAGTTCTGTCTGCAAGGCGAGGCGTTCCGTTGAGCTCTCGGtcagctgtctctcagtgtttATAAAGTGCGAGAAGCGGGTTTTATTTCTAGTTTTGGAGGAGCCTGATGATGCATTCATGGTACGTCAGAAAAATGTTACTCAGCATTCTGAGTAACAGTATCTCGAGTTCTTAAATCATTGCTCAAGATTAAGCAAAGGAATACAACAAAAGAAGATAATGtgaatgttgtgtgtgtgtgattagaACTCTTGGCTAATTTGATGGTACCTTTTATGCAGATGTCTCTGGGTACGCAGGGTTTTTTCATAAAGGCTCGTCTCGTAAAATATTAGATTTTCAGACTACAGTAAACATTACTCTTTTTTCATATGAGAATATACATTTTACCTCCTTGTATTTTGAGATTTTATTATTCtcgtttttaattaaataacctTGTGTTAAAATGCTATATAAACTCTATCTTCAGTTATGAGTTATATGCATACCAGAATTTGCTTTTCAAATTGCCCATGTATTCCTTTGCGATATAAATAATGCACTATTTCCATCATGGAcccctctgtttctttctcttttctgtaAACGCTTGCTGCAATCACGATTCAAACTGTGGCAGCTGTCACTAATCCTCAGAAAGTCTCTGGACTGTTGCACAGTGATTAGTCTCGCTTGCCCAGCCTGCCTCTCTCCACGCTTGGGTTGGTACGGCTCCAGTGATACGATGTTGTCAGCAAGACAATAAgaattcataataataataatggattggatttatatagcgcttttcaaggcacccaaagcgctctattcactctcgcattcacacacttgtggaggcagctacagttgtagccacagctgccctggggtagactgacagaagcgaggctgccatatcgcgccatcggcccctctggccaacaccagtaggcggtagggtaaagtgtcttgcccaaggacacaacgaccagatCGAACCGGCGatcttccggttacagatgcgcttcccaaccccatGAGCCACGTTCGCCTGTCATAAGGAAGGACGGAAGGGAAAGGTGTTTTCCGGACGCACAGCGGCGCAAGTGTTTGAGAAATCCCGGTTTTACACTGAGGCGCTCTGGCATAGGTCTTTTTTCCGTAGTTTctacttcattaaaaaaattaaaaatacacacacttcAAAAAAATAGGTACCCTGCTTGTGTCAAAATTTGATTGATGACCCTAGCCTTGACCTTTTGACCCTACCGGAAGTACTCCGGAAGTGACTAATCGAATCCTGATGTGTGTAATATGATCCATAAGCGCAACGAATTGCATCGGGTGATGGGAGGGGGGAAGTGTCTAATCGATTTCATATGTGTGACTAATCGTAAGGAGGGGTGGTTCCTGGGGGGGTCAGAGAGGGAGGGTTCAGGGGCATGGAGAGTTCAGGGGGGTGATGCAGCAGATTTCTGATGAGTCGGCGGAGATCGGAGCGCATGCTGTATAGAGAGACAGAATGATCGCGGCAGTTAGTTTTTCACAGACAAACTCATAGTTTGAATTCTGTCTTAAATATTATGACAATGTGATCTTGATAACTATTTTCTCAGTAAAGAGCTATTTCTTTTTCCAATAGCGgctttattttactttctcaTATTACAGgcgcaataaaataaaaacctttaagaTTATCTGACTAGTAACGGAATGCATTTATATAGTGgtgggtggaggcaagctacaccAGCGCTTGTaatgaaaagaagaactttctATCTGCTTGTATCCTGCAGGCTGCCCACCtcgtatgtgtaaaaaaaaaacataaatcagGGTTCATACGCCTTTTTCatggtcaaattcaagcacttttaagcactttcaaggtcccttttcaagcttttccttgtttaaaacatatctatctaaaatataacaggacactggcgtaaattctcgaccgtctcacacttctgtttaatcagttttctgtttaacgtttactcagctgtgtaaaaatcccggaggaacccacccgatggattaataaagttttatttaatctaataatctaataactttgatctcagccaaaccgatttactccggaacaaataaaacacagaaaaaaggcaaacaattacatttttatggtatccgagtgacttatatatcatgtttaacctgagtagcgaaagagcaggggtctgaaaacgatgaagccgggagtccgttgctctcgccggctggagtgaccattgaaccccccggctagctatcgagcgggtgggtaacagacgtctccgaaaacgtcggcacACTTTTGGAAATAtacgatgtcttgataaaccaagcagatttacacagctactttctcgcctgaaaatgtgttaaaagtttattttgcgacccagaaagattaataagactaATTTGAAAACTTAgcagcggccgccattgttggcaccTGAAATTTGGCTGGGGTATGAATTCTGGggtatggtgggccacgaaggacacacccgacccatccttcaaatttggggaaatgaaggacacatttgtcggccgcatttgaaggagtcgacgaattgggacagccttcgtcgcctggctgtgacgtaatcggccttcaaatgcggcctccggaggatgcagccgacgttttgggacacagctgctgattcagcacaggagggagggggttagtgagtcctgagtgattcattcgctctatgattcagcacaggagggagggggttagtgagtcctgagtgattcattcgctctatgattcagcacaggagggagggagtGAGCAAGGGGGTGAGTCTATATACGAAATAGGTATAACGTGTGCGTAACGTAAGTACGACATGGACGCCGGGATAGATTTTATTGTCAACCAACTGCAAGGGCCTGGGAAGGATCACGGTTATTGGTCAAGTGTTTTGTGCCCACAAATTAGCATTTCGTTCGCACGTTATTCCCATTTCATGCCCACGAAGTAGTATTTTGtggccacaatttatttattttttggaccatgtcatcagaggggctcCGTAGTTTCCCAAAAGCATGTAGGAAAATGTGTTATGGTCTGATGAAATCGAGGTTAAACTTTGTGGACATGATTCCAAAAGGCAGatttggcacaaaaataacactttacatcaccaaaaaaaccccccaaacaaacaCCATACCCATGGTGAATCATGGTGGTTTTCAGTATAATGCTTAGGGGTTTCTTTTCTTTAGCTGGAAGTGAGGCTTTAGTCAAGGTAAAGTGAGTAATGAACAGTTCCAAATCCCGGTCACTTTTGGCCCCAAAGGTGCCTGCTAGAAGgttgaagatgaagaagaatttCACAACATTAACTTCAAGCATGCATCCAAATCAACAAAAGAATTGCTTCACTGGAAGGAAATTAAACTTTTGCAATTCCCCAggcagagcccagacctcacaATCTGACAAAATTGGAACACATTTGCAAGGAAGAGCGGGCAAATATTGCAGAGTCACAATACGCCATGCTGATAGACTTCTACCAAAGAAGTCTGAATGCTCTGAATTTGTTTAAGGgtgtacttttttttgttttgaaataaTTTATTGTGTCATCTTATATTTGACCTCTTGGTCAGATGTCTCTTGAAAAAGACAGTTTTACTATtagtggcatttttttttttttttttataaatgaagGATATATAAAAATTCATTTTACCAAAAACTAccttgatatttattttattattatttattatatttattcatcattCATGAGCGACATGTTCGACAGATTTAGGACTAAGAActcatttacagttttgatagtacaatcattttttatttatttgcttagtTTTTGGCAGATGAccactttttggcacaaaacTGTGTACTCTACATACAGCTTTTTGGCTAACTGTGACTGCTCTGGCTTTAGCTGATTACTTACCAGTAGGATCAAATAGTCTTTGGTCGGGCTTTTTAACCTTGCATGCATTGTAAATACTCTCTAAAGGCACATGTGTATATGTAATCCTGTGCGGATCATCCATTCTCATCTCGTTGTCTAAGTGCTCTTCTTTATCCACTTGTGGTGGGAGTAAGGCAAACAGAACCAGCATGCTTGGCAAGCAGGCAGATCGGGTCATGGCCCTCAGTGAATGGGAAGAATACTGGCAACGGAACGAAATTGTTTTCCATCAGCCCCAAGTGCACAAGTAAAGACCCCACTTTTATCTACCTCAGTGGCGTAAGAAAGTAAAAACTGTGTCCCGAAATACTTTCAGAAAACTAGTCCAAACAAGTTGGACCCCAACCCAGCAGAGATTAAGGCCTCATTTTAAACTGATGCTGATGCTCCCAACAATCAGAAAAGGAAGGCAAGCTTATTGATACAGTTTGAGGTCAGCTGGAGCTATTTGGTTCAATTTTGGTTTTTGGAAAAAGGCAGGAATAAAGGAGCAGGCTTGGAGAAAAGTGAGTGAATATTGAAGGACCTGCTGGCAGGTTATGGAAATGTGTTACTGTAGCTTGATTCCAACGATCTGCAGTCTTCCCATTGGCTGCAAATATTTGTGTTTAAACAAGTAATGTGAGGTGAAACCTTATGCTTTGCTTTGCATTTGGTGTGAAAGTTCCATTAGGGaggtttaaagttatttttgaaTCTGTTCATCTCTTAGGTCCTCCTTTTTTTTGTACCTGATGAGCAGTTACACAGTCTGTTTGGTGAGTACTATGAAAAATAATTATGGCTGAGCAGTTTTGCACACAATCATACAACCACTGCCTAGAAATtaaccaaaatacaaaatagaTATGTGCAGAATTTGTTAAATTTATGGGTCTTTTTTCCAGAaatttcctgattttttttttttttttttaaatttcaggaAGCAGCTGTGACATAGAgttgctgcagtcaatggatgCCATGACAGACCTACAGCGACAGTGGTGGCTGGATAAATGTACTCAAAATGCGTACCTCATCACTCCGAAGAGCAGCTAAAGACTAGGATCCCAGTTTAAAGACCTTAAGAAAGCCGATCCTGGTGAAGGAAATCCTAGGGAGAAAAGTAAAGTGCTAAATTAGTTTTTTTCAGTTCCTGAAAGCTTTTAAAAACAATACTTTTAAAATAGAACAAAATG is a window of Maylandia zebra isolate NMK-2024a linkage group LG22, Mzebra_GT3a, whole genome shotgun sequence DNA encoding:
- the LOC106674475 gene encoding putative thiopurine S-methyltransferase isoform X1 is translated as MLEQQADRVMALGEWEERWQQNKIGFHQPEVHKMLKKNIDKVLNGRTGVRFFFPLCGKAVDMKWLADMGHSVVGVEISEKAIRQFFEENNMTYTEEPVPAIPGAKVYKNSEKNISLYQCNLYNFSNSIEGQFGAIWDRASLVAVNPGDREKYAALIISLMANDCRYLLDTLLYNHDLYQGPPFFVPDEQVHSLFGSSCGIELLQSEDALVDKRNWGLDKFLENVHLITPKSN